TCACAGACGGTGCAGTGGAAGGGTTTCTCCGGCTCGCGGACAGCTCCCCCTCCGCCTACGGTAGCGTTGCCCTCACCGGGATGCTCGCTATGTCCATTGGCCAGATAATGCTCACTATGGATCGTTGTTGGACTATGCGTGGTCAGGTGCGTCAGAtgtggaggcggtggcggtggttgttgttgctccgCCGCAGCAGCTTGAGCTGCTGCAGCCTGGGCAGCTGCCATGGCCGCTGCTTGGGCGGCACTATGCGCCTCCGCCGAGATCCCGCTTAAGTGCATCTGGAAGGGCAAGGGGAGTTCCGTGGGTGGCGGTGGCACAGAGGGTGGTCCGCTcgactgctgttgctgctgctgctgatgatgttgttgttgctgctgctgctgctgctgctgttgttgttgttgttgttgctgctgctgctgttggacCGCCGCCATGTGAGCTGGATGCGTGGCCTGGGTGACCGTCTCATTGTTATTACTGTTTGCTATGGTGGTTTGGGGCTGGGCGGCCACTATGACGATGTCGCAGTTACTGCTCATCGCCGTAGCAGCGGCATGGGCATGGGGCAGGCTTTTGATATGCATCATGGACTGCTCTTGCTGGGATTAGGTAGCCTGGACTCGGGACTCGGAGCTGAGTTGAATCTGATGGAATAGTACAGGGAGACTGTGGTACCTTGGTGACTTGAACAGAAAGCTGGCTAACAAACTAAGATCGATGCTTCAAAAATGCCACGACATGCTCATCTTGGGCGCTTCTTTGATTTTGTAGCTGCTAGTGCCTGGGTTTGGAGAACGGAGATTGGGATTAGTTGAGTCGGCGGCTTGGCTTTTTGGTATGCAAAAATATGTGAGGAATTCCCAAAACATACGAAATACCTAAATGCGAAATTATAAATCTAAATTATTCAATAGCTGACACACTTTGATAGCTGGGCTCCCAGCTCCACCTCCTCCCCTTGCAGCCCTCTTTTCATACATTCCAACGGTTCTATTTATGCCTTTTTAGTGAAACGGATTGAAATCCATTTTGTGTCCTAAAGGGCTTATTACTCCTTTATCATCATCACACAAATTTTAGATCCAAATCGGATGATCATAAGCAAAATCCTCCTTAGATTTTATAAACCTCAGGGTATAAAAACATCGACTATGAGGCGATTAAGAGCATtaattattatgcattttgaaacaaaataaatacgcGCGCGCTGCATGtaactttttatatatttgaacGCTGGTTTTTACGTCCGCCGGACAAGTTACCTGGCGCGCCCCCCGCTCTCCGCCCaccacacacacgcgcacagaAAGGCCAACACaactcgcacacacatggAGCACTCAGAtatctctcttttttttttgttgaattgACAGCGTGTTACTTTCTCGCCAAATTACATGTGTTTTACTCGCAACTAAAGAAGTTACTGATAACTTTACCAATAAGATAAAACACGAAACGGAGGAGAGATCGCCAGGATTCCGGACTGACCTTTTTTGGGCGGGCTTTTTGGGggatatttttcctttttttcaaaAGCAGTTTTTCCACTAACACGTTGCCTTCAGATCGCCCCTCTCGTTCCCTTCCCCACCTAAAAGTCACAACCACTTTCAgtcgcacacacatgcacatacacTAGCACACACGTACACGTACTGTGTAAAAGCTCTTTTGAGGTTAGGAGACTTTTAATTTTGGAGCTCTCCGCTCGAAAATGTCCATTGTTTTTCACACGCCTATAAACTCGACTTTTACCAAATGATTCCACATTCGAATTGGGTATTCTGAGAGACACATTTAAACTCTCCTCGGTCGCCCACACATTGACCTACCTTTCCATTTTGTGGCTGTGCTGTGTGGGGCCTTTCAGGTTTAGATTTCCCCCCGTTTTACATCATTTTCCGCACTCGAATCTGTTTTTTGGGAGATATGGGCCTTTTGCAGGGTGTTCGCGCTTTGCTTTCGCCTATCGGAATCGAGTCCTCACAGCATTATCTGTGGCTGGGTCTTCATTTATAAAAAGCGTATAAACGTTAgaaaaatagtaaaaatattttttttctttttttactGTTTCGCGTACAAAATAGACGCGAATGAACTAGTGCCAATTGGTGATGGACGATAGCTCTGGGGGACCTGTTACTGATCACGAGTGTGATGAAATTTGTTGACGGTCCTGACTCAATGGAAAAGTTGGCATTAGATTTACAATTTGGAAATACTCGCATATTAATATGGCGCCagcatatttttattaatttattcccagaattgtattaaaaaatCTCAAGTCACTTGCTTACGTGACTATCGAATTTGCCATATCTGTGCTGATGAGCTAGTTCCACTAAAGGAACGTGCCAAGTTTTCTATAGTTTTTGGGCGGGTTTTTCCTTCCCCGCAGTACGGTCACACTGAGCCTTGCAGAACTTTTTATAGAAATTTCgtttgcattattttttattaaattgtacTTCAAGACCAAATGCAATTGCTCAGAAAAGTGCTGGTGCAAGTTTTATAAAATCGTGCAGACCCTCGACGCCTGCGACTGATCGCCATGTGCCTGTCCATTGGTTAAGCTCAGCTCGCTGTTGactttgtttgtgtttttgttgtgacTTCCAGCCGGCGGGCGCAGTTCATCTGTTTGGAGGATAAGCAGGATTTTGGTAAGTATGTACATAAAGATTTGTTGCATTTCACATCCATTAATAGGTACCTTCAATCCTGACCGCCTTTTCGTTACGACACGAGAGCCTGTCCATCACCTGCTGCACAAATCCCTTAGCGTCTTCCTCTTTCTGCTGGGCAACAGCTTGCACATGGGAATTAGCCCTCAGTTGCATGGCCCGTATGTCCTCCTGCATAGCCTTCTTACTGCGCTCTACCACCGCATCCAGCGGATCCTCAAAGGGGTTGCTGGGCTCGAAAATGttgccattcccattgccatgGTTTGAGTTTACAGAGGCCGTTGTTCGTTCATCCTCCTCGTTGGAACCCAACGTTGTAGTCGTCTTTGGTGCCCCCTCTTTGAATGACAAGTCATCTTCGCCGCGAGGTGTGGAGTATGGTGTGGTCTGTGGATCAGCTTCCCTGGCCGCTTTTATCTGAAACAATGAAGAGATGTTTTCCTTGGCGCCCTGTACTTCGGTAGAGATCTTGCTGGTCACCGAGTCCATGGCCCTGCCCATAGAATCCTTGGTTTCCGAGGCTGCTTTGACTGCATTACTACCCGCCTGCTCCACTGCATGCATTGCATCGCTAGCTATCCGCTGGGCTCCTTTACTCGCCGCTCCTACTGCTCCGCCAACGGTATCCACGGCTCCTCGAGCTCCAGTAGCCATTCGTTCGCCTACAGCCTCCATTGCATCACGAGCTTCATTTGCTGCATTTCTCACCGCTGTTTGAATGGAGTTACGCGTGGAGTCCATGACATCCAAAGCTTCTTCGCCGGCTTTAGACGCTGACTCTTCAGAGTTTGTCAAAATGTTGTCAACTTGTTCCACCACATGCTGCATTATTTGCTCTCCATCAGATTCCAGATCCTCCACGGAGCTCTCCAGGGGTGTGTCTGGCATTTGTTCCTCTACCTTGGACGTCACATCCACTCCATCGTTTATGAAGCGTATTTCGTTGATCACTTTGCTGCTGTCCGTTGAGTCCTTTGTTGTGGTTATTTCCACGGCCAGGTGTTCGTCGTCTTCCGAGGGTGGTGTTGGTGTGTTCACGTGAATTTTGGCCGTAGGTACTTCCTCCACTGTCTCCAGACTAGAGACCAATTCGGGAGAAGTCCTCTCCAGATGGTCATGGTTCATGGCAGATTCGTATGAAAAGTTTCGTATAGGTGTCTTTTTTATCGTCTGAGGTGTGCTTGAATTACTACTCTCCGGATATGGAGTGCGTGGGCGCAAAAACGTTTCCTGGCTGCCTGGCATTTTCGTCTTGGGATCAACTAGTTGCATATCGTGCGCAGATCTATTCGATCTTAAAGATTCAGTGGGGGAATTGGGAGGGGTGGGTGTATGTATAGGAGGAGTGGGTAGCTTTTGCATCGGTTCCATGGGCTTGACAGGAGAGTTGTGTTGACTTGAGTTTGATTTCATAGAAGATTCATTGGTTTTTGCTGGTgagctttttgttttcacaGGGGAATCGTTTGGTTTTATTGATGATTCTTCTTTATCCGATGGTATTACGGGAGACTCAACAGGTGCCGTTGGCTCCATTCCAGCTGTCTTCGGACTATCTGATTTTTCTTGATCTGCGCCGCtgtcatttttatttccagATCTAGTCCGCTCCTCAATTTGATTAGCTTCTTTTTCttcagaaatatttaaatttagatCCATTTCATCATTACCCATTGGCTCCTGGTTTTCTTTAAGCATCAGCTCCCCACTCTCGATATTTGCATTCATGTCCTGGTAACGCGTTAAATCTTGTTTCTCCCCATTAATTAAATGCTTCACTGCCTCCATGGCCGCCGCTGTACCGGCTCCTGCTGCCAAGCCTCCCACAGTAGTCGCCATTGATTGATCCTCGGTTTCCTCCAAGCCCTGTTGTTTGTTCAGGCTTCTTCCGCTGTGAGTCCTGACCTCTTCTTTGTTTCCATTTGCATCCGCCTGTTGCAACGCAAGACTACGGCTCACGTAGCGATGTGATTCAGCCGATCCATTTACAGATGCAGACGACATCGAGGAGCGCGGAATGCCCTGCACCAGAACGTGTTGATCCCCCACTGCGATGTCCAATAGTCGCAGGTTCttaaatttggaaatttcaCGGAAGGTCTTCAAATGATGGCCGCTCTCCGAGAACGTAGTGAAGAACTTGTTGGCCTTACTAAGAACCGCATAGAAGGAGAATCCCTTAAGGAGCTTCCCGATGGGTCCGTTTTCCTCGCAGTCGTAGTCATAAAAACGTTGGAAGACCAGACTTTTGTTCCGCAGCGACTCGAAGCTGCGATAGATGCTGCCCGCATTGGTCACTATGTACACTTCGCTGGTCTTGGAAATGTGCATGAAGGTGATTGCCTCGGTGGGCGGCAGATTTTTCTGCAGCTCGGTGAAGCGCGGAAAGACGAACTCGTTCAGGTGGCCGGTGAGAAAGAGGTTCCCACTGGCGGTCAAAACCAGCGTGGACTCCGGTCCGCAGGCAAACTGCTGCACCGGTGCATCTAGCCGAATCTCCACCGGATGACCATCGTAGTCTGCCTCCAGTTCACCTAGCTGCAGTTGGGCATTGGAGCCGCATCCAATCAAACGACCAGTGgcttttaaagaaaaattagAGGGATTAACTCACTATGATTATCTTTTCATTTGAATACTTACTAGTCAGCACAGCAAAGTGCTCCTTGCCCGCTTGGACTGTCATAAAGTTGTCCGTCTCCTCGTTCTTGGAGAGGTAATCATCGAACTCTTCCAAACGAAAAGGCTTGCGGATGATGGCGCATGGCTGCTGATCAACTTGAGCGCTTGTAAAGTGCTGGGCCACATGGGTATCCTCGGGAAAGATATTGCGACCCGTGAAAAAGATTTCGTTGGAGTCTgtgaaataatttatatgtgGATTATAAATAGATTTAAtcaaaatgattaaaaatattgtgGAAGTGCGTTGTCGTAGCCACCTGGTTTTCAACATAGTATTTTTCTCCAGTTTTGAGGTATAACCTTTCAATATTCTAAATTGCTTCtaaatattccatttaaaCGTAGACGATCAAACTTTTATATTGATCAATTTCATCAGGCAtcgaaatttttgtttttactaaTAACTCTTTATATAAGTATATCCTACTCATTAAATCATAAATACACAACTGAGCAGCATAACAATGGCCAAATTGCTGCCGTTCACCAAATCTTTTTtcccaaaaccaaaactttAGGTTAGACCAATTTCTTAGACGACACATGCTTCGAGTTGACGAACTTCCACCATATTTGTTGATTCACTCACGTGTGAGCATCACGGCCCATTGGTTGCCGAAGGCGACGTCGCAGATCCTTAATCCGAGGGTTTTCAAGGCCTTCACGCAGGTGGGTTTGGTGACGATGTCCCCGTTGCTGTTGTGGGTGCCGCCGCCCTTTTTGCCGGAGGCTCCGCCATGGCCACCAATTCCAAGCTGTCCGTAGTGGTTCTCGCCCCAAACAAATAGCCGTCCAGATTCTGTAATTGATAAGAACGGTTTGACATTTGCTTTGGCTTTCACCTGCTGCTGgcagcttttgtttttggttgttttattatgtttggCGGGGGGTTGTTCCCTTTTCTTGACTTTTATTGATTGATAAAGTGAGCGCGGGTGTCGGCCAATCCCATGAATAAGCCGAACCCTCAATCCCACAACGTTTCAACTATTTAACTGCTCCCCCGCATAAGTTAACGCCTCAATTACGTTAGCTTCGgtttagtttcagtttctcTTTCTGTTTTTGGGGTTTACTTCGTGAGTTCTCTCCATATTTCAGGTATTTTAGCCCCGCGTCTGACCCCATTAGTTGTCGAAGTTGCCGTGATTTGAAGTGCTTGGTCAGCTTTACTCGTTCTAAAGTGGATTTTAAGCTTATGTAATACGGGCTTAGTGTGGGATAAATATAGTACATTGAAAGTAATTGATTTTAAACGGTTCTTTTGATACATCATCAGAAAACATTTAATCGTTTcaagaattttcaaaaaaataaactagtAGTACGGTTATATACCATGTATGCCTAGGTTACTAAATAATTTTCCAAAGTTTATATTTTCTCTACGTGTAAGATTCTCAGGGAATAGACGTATATCCCTAATTTCGGTGCGGATTGGCAggatgaaatatttaaaacaccCCTGCAATACACCTAATTCTGGTTACAAATTTGTCGGGTTGCAAAAGCCGACTATAATTTAGTAATTCAATAGACCCAGCCACACGAAAAACTCGGATAACTTTGTCGGAAAGCACGGACACAAGACTGGGCCAACAAGAAAGTGAAAGTAAGCTGAACGACGgagcttattattatttaaagaaaattgcACTCCACATGCGATGCAAGGGGCAGAGACAACCGACCGGCAATGGATTTTCACTTGACCACTTGACTGGAGTCAATGGATTGGTGGTGGACAGTCTAAGGACTTTGGGGACACGTAGTTACCACAAATGACAGCGCTCTGGTTTGGACCGGAAATCAGGCGCTTCACAGGATCGTTTTTGATGTAGAAGTAACTTTGGGTATTCTCCGCTAGATGGGATTTGCCCAGGGTGAAAATGGCCCCGCTGACTGGTATATCCATTTTGCGATTTTATGCGTCTCTGTATTTGCGTTTTTAACTTTATATGCTAAACTCTTATTGATTTTAGTATTAGTGAGTCTCTTGCATATTTTTCGCCGGCTGCATTTGAAATGCTTATGGGGAGGCGGCCGCTAGGTGCACATATCTGTACACAACAATGCCATTTGGAGTTGCGTGCTCCCAATTCCCGAGGCTTTCCCCCGGTTTATTCCGTGGTTATACTGGCCGGCACTTGCGGTCAGTCGGACGTCTCAGCGCGTACTGGTCAGCGAGGACTATCACGAGGGCTAGCACTCTAGCAGGCTAGCTGGGTAGGTGGCTAGCTATAAGCCATCACTCTTACCACCCCACCCACGAACGGGCCATCAATATTAGGCCATTTTGGCTGGCTTTGCTTGGCCCCTATAGGTATGCTATGGAAATGTGAGAGAGTGTGTTTGGCCCGGCTGAGGAGTGAGTCACCCTACTCTGTCCGTTTTTCCCGAGTTAAGTTATTCCGTGCGCCAAAGAGCGAGTATGGGAATTCGGTTTTTTCGGTCTCGAGTTTCGGTTCACCCGCTCCCCTTCGTGGTATTTATGGCATTTGTGAGTAATGTTTGCAAATCTCTCGGAATACGAGCCACGGTAAaaataacattatttttgtatgtGATTGGGTTTCTTCCTTTCCCTTTCACTGCGCCGTATAAGTCCCGGTTTCGTCTTCCCCAGAAGCCCAATTCCTTTCCCCTGACCTGTTGACATTTGGACAGGACGAGTGTCCAGCAAATTCGCGACATTTCtgaaaagttaattaattCGCGTTTGGGCTTTGGAATAGCCAAACTTGGGTAACTATTTTATGACCTCCAAGGCGCCGTCATAAAACTAAGCCAACTGGCTAGTTCGTCCCACACTTGCACGTTTTCGCAGACAATTTGCGTCAATTAATTGATTTCTGCTGGCATCCCAAGAAGGTTTCATTTGATTTCCGTACTTAGTTATGCAATAAGTGCGTCGACTGGGAAAAGCCAAAGGTGTGCAGTCAAAGGTTGAATAATTGTCTGACTATGCacctttatttcagaatgATTTAGAATCTATATATTTATCTTTGTAAAACTAACAAACTCCTAATTATGTCAAATTAGAAATTACAGAAGCATTGCAATATAACGCAGTTTTATAATAAAGCAAAAGAAAACTCTATAATGCAGTTGCTCGACTATTAGATAACAGTTACTCAGCCAGTggaagtgcaaaaaaaaatttaaaattctcGTAAAATGTCAATATGACTAACACATATTGCCACGAGCAATCAATCAGTCGTTCACAAAActgagaaataaaaaatttaaaattcgtTTTCAATTAAGCATATATTTTTCCGATTTCTATCGATAAGTACAATCATAAGTATCTAATAGTCGATGAACTTCATTAACtaaaaataactaaataaatgaaaaactaaACTGTCggtgttgaaatttctccttcgcacttccaccagctaagaaacgggtatcagatagtcggggaactcgactacagcgttctctctggtTTTCTATTTAGTTcagtattttattttgcattgcAACGTGTAGTCCCCGTTTTTATTCTAAACTTTTAGTTTGTATGCCGACACTTTGCCTTCTTCATGTGGAAGCCGTGGGCCTTCGAGTATGTACTCAAATGTCTATGTAATTTATGAATCCCCTAACAAAGTTGTTTGGCCTGCAAACTGCAATTGCCCGTGCCGTGCTCTTTGCCCTATTCCGCTTTTCCTTGTGGGTGAGGAGCGGGTATGGTCTGTTGCATGTGCCAGTTTGCCAGGCAGTTCCCCACCCTGTCCAAAATCCCCTGGTGACTCCGCCTTTATCCGCTGACTGTGCAGGAAAGGTGAATCTTGTGCGGGTACATGCAAATGCTGCCCACTCGTTGAGCGTTGAACTCGGAACCTCTGTGGTGTGAGCCTATTTTTAGTGGCCTTAAGTTGTGACAATTAGTCCGAGTCCATTGAACCCTTTTCGATTGGGTTAAGATGTTGGCGATGACGTAAAGCGAATCGGTCAAGAACCTGCAAGTCAGCTGCCGAAACTCTCAAGCGATGTGTCAATAGGTTGACAAATCTATTTGGCTTCTGAATTGTACTTCCCGGGCCAAAGGTTGATTGAACCTGCCCAGTTCAAAGGAATCGAttcgaaaagcgaaaaagaaGAAGGTTTCCCTGCCCCAAATATAACACGAAATTAGTTGACCTTCAGCAGACTGGTGGCAGCCAagtccttttttttcccctttaGTGTTTGTGTTCTTTTTGGGATTTGTGTTGGTCTTTTCTTATGCCGACCAGAAAGTGGCGTgcgcttttcatttcattttattaccCGACCCAAAGGTTGACCCACACACACTGGAACTGGAATACATGGGGGAAAATGGCAATCATTGTGTAAATTGTTTACCTCGCTTGCTGAGAGgtgcaaaaaaagaaacttgTTATTTTCCCGGTGGCTTCTTGGAATGTTCTCTCATTCCTCACCCGTATTGTTGTTCAATGTCAAGCAATATGGGCACGTTCCTGccatttagttttgttttttcacgTGGGGATTATTTCTTGCCCTgggaaaaaaatatgaaatgagCCGGGAATTAGGCGACTGTCCCGCCCACGCAGCAATAAAGGAAAGGAAGAAACTAAATGTAGTCTACTTCTCGACTTGCTTTAATTACAGGTCGCAAAATGAGCGACGAAGGTAATGGTAAATCGGAGCAGCTGGAGAAACCTGATGAAGCCCAGGAAAATAGGGAGAACGTGGAAGGGCAGGAAGTAACAGCACCAGTTCCCAACCGCATTTCTGTTTCAGAAGTTGATGACAAATCGGCGGAAAAGAAAACCCAATTAGATAACAACGCGGATAAAACGGGCGAAACTCCATCTCAGGATTTTGCAGCCTACGAGGAGCACATGACCTACGGAGCGGACGGCGGAGCTATATACACGGATCCTAGCACGAAACAGAAATACAAGTGGTGCTCCACCCAAAACAATTGGCAACCTCTTAGTGTTGATGAAGCAGGTGGGGCTGAAGATCCCTACGAAAACGAGCACTACAAGTGGTGTCCCAAAACCCAACAGTGGTTACCCAAAAAACAGGAAACTGAAACGGAGCACTACAAGTGGGATGACGAGCAAAAAAAGTGGGTACCCAAGCAACCAAACCCTGGCCAGGAAGGGGTTTACGGCGTGGATGAACATGGTGAGCGTACCTACACCGACAAGGATGGAGTCGAGTTCTTTTGGGATGCAACCAAGAGTGCGTGGTTCCCCAAGATCGATGATGATTTCATGGCCCGCTACCAAATGAACTATGGATTCATTGACAACACTTCAGCGGGGGAGAAAGAGAAGGCTGAAAAGGAGGCGGCTGAGGCCAAGAGAAAGGAGGAGGAACTGAAGCGTATGACGGCAGAGGCGGAAGCTGCAATGTCCAACGAGAGTCCAGCCACCAGCAATGCGGTGCCCACTGGCAAGCGAAAAGTCCAGGAGCCCCCAAGTACGTTATATTCGACATTAGGTTTAATTTCTTACGATGTCTAATGATAATCTTATTTTAGAATGGTTCGAAATGGATCCCTCGCAGAATACCAAGGTGTATGTCTCCAATTTGCCCCTAGACATTACTATGGACGAGTTTGCCGATCTGATGGGCAAGTGTGGCATGGTCATGAGAGATCCACAGACCCAGAAGTTTAAGCTTAAACTGTATGCCGAAAAGGATGGGCAAATCAAGGGCGATGGACTGTGTGATTACATCAAGGTAAGTGTTCAATTAAAACTGCAGATTCAAtctctttgttttggtttttttccaactttatttattattttactttgTTGCTTCTTATCTATAATTTATcttgcataaatattatatggTAAATTTATCATTTGTTTTCGTATTACTTTTCTGTACTGCTTTCCTCTTTCATAATTTCTTTGCTAACGTTTCACTGACTATTTAGTTTTATTCGCTTTTATGTTTCTCCGTGTgtaaagtaataataattaaaattggttAGTTTActattaaaatgcatttacttGGCTGTAAAATTGCTTTTcctttcgttttcatttccgtCATTGCCAGCTTTCAATTTCAACTttaaacgaaacaaaaaggACTGAAAGTTGCGTTcgaggttttttttttactttttttgttttgcttttcgcgTTTGAggtattaaaaaatacataaaaatttacatttaaacATACTTTAGTTATTACATACATCTTTGTAAAATATAGTTTTGTAATCTAGAAGTTAGGAAATGGCCAGTGACCATCCGATGATTATATCAAAAGATTATTAGTAGTAAATTATTGCTTCGCTGTGCCCGATTCGAGGACACTATAGGCAAAACGAGTGTGGGGAGGCATTGGACTTGGACATTGCTGGGCTTTGACCCAAAGGAGTTTTCCTTTCAAATTTACGTTTTACTcactataaatatatttccgTGGTTCTGTGCTTGagtttaaaaattgattttgcgtgtgtgtggcgTTTATTGGCTCTAAAATTGATTGATAACTTCTAGTTCGGTTATTAAGGAAACATGCGTGACTGCTTGCCGTGTGTTTACGTTGTGTCCTGTGGGCTGTGTGAGTATGTGGCGCGTCCATATCCTAGAcctatatatagtatatatttacTGTACAGTACTAAAACAGCTAGCGAAGCGCATGGAGGTTGGGTTTCGTGCTCGATcgaaatgcaattgaaattgaaatttgatttgattccCCATAACCGACAAAATCCGCTTCGCAGCGATGTTCCTCCATTCTCCTTTCTCTTCTGGTAAATAATACTTTTGCGTgttcattttgtgttttgatttaattaaagcacAAAGAAAACAATCGAAAAGGGATCGACTGGGCAACGGTGCGTATGTGGAACCAATTGTGATCGATATGTCTCTGTTAGTATTGGTTAGTGCGGGGTGATATTACTGCCGCCTGGACTTCTACGGACTTCTACTCGTTATCGTCCAATCGCATGGCTTGCTGTATCCTCTTCAGTTCCTTTGCCCGCTGGTCACGttccttcttctccttcaGCTGCTTGCGCCGTTTGCGCATCTCGATGAACTTCTTCTGGTCCTCAGGACTCAGCGCCGAGATTCGACTAGCATACTCACGCCTCTTCTCCTCCAACTTGGCCTTCACCTCCTCGTCGGCCTTCTTTTTGGCCGCTTCCACGCGTCGCTTCTGCTCGGCAAGCTTAGCCTCTTCGGCAGCCCGTTCCTCCGTCTCCTTGGCTTTACGCTCTTCTTCCGCCCGACGCATATCATCTTCCAGGCGCTGCTTCACTGTGCGTTCCTCTTCAGCCAGTTCCTTGCGCAGCATTTCTTCCTCCTCAGCTAGTTTTTTCTCCGCGGCCTCACGGAGTGCTATTTCCCGCTCGCGCTGGAGCTTCTGCTCCTCGCGCCGCTGGTTCTCCTCATGCAGGCGCTTCAGTTCCTTCTCCTCGAAGCGGCGGGCCTCCTCAAGCCTCTCCAGTTCCA
This portion of the Drosophila santomea strain STO CAGO 1482 chromosome 3L, Prin_Dsan_1.1, whole genome shotgun sequence genome encodes:
- the LOC120450572 gene encoding uncharacterized protein LOC120450572 isoform X2, translated to MDIPVSGAIFTLGKSHLAENTQSYFYIKNDPVKRLISGPNQSAVICESGRLFVWGENHYGQLGIGGHGGASGKKGGGTHNSNGDIVTKPTCVKALKTLGLRICDVAFGNQWAVMLTHSNEIFFTGRNIFPEDTHVAQHFTSAQVDQQPCAIIRKPFRLEEFDDYLSKNEETDNFMTVQAGKEHFAVLTTTGRLIGCGSNAQLQLGELEADYDGHPVEIRLDAPVQQFACGPESTLVLTASGNLFLTGHLNEFVFPRFTELQKNLPPTEAITFMHISKTSEVYIVTNAGSIYRSFESLRNKSLVFQRFYDYDCEENGPIGKLLKGFSFYAVLSKANKFFTTFSESGHHLKTFREISKFKNLRLLDIAVGDQHVLVQGIPRSSMSSASVNGSAESHRYVSRSLALQQADANGNKEEVRTHSGRSLNKQQGLEETEDQSMATTVGGLAAGAGTAAAMEAVKHLINGEKQDLTRYQDMNANIESGELMLKENQEPMGNDEMDLNLNISEEKEANQIEERTRSGNKNDSGADQEKSDSPKTAGMEPTAPVESPVIPSDKEESSIKPNDSPVKTKSSPAKTNESSMKSNSSQHNSPVKPMEPMQKLPTPPIHTPTPPNSPTESLRSNRSAHDMQLVDPKTKMPGSQETFLRPRTPYPESSNSSTPQTIKKTPIRNFSYESAMNHDHLERTSPELVSSLETVEEVPTAKIHVNTPTPPSEDDEHLAVEITTTKDSTDSSKVINEIRFINDGVDVTSKVEEQMPDTPLESSVEDLESDGEQIMQHVVEQVDNILTNSEESASKAGEEALDVMDSTRNSIQTAVRNAANEARDAMEAVGERMATGARGAVDTVGGAVGAASKGAQRIASDAMHAVEQAGSNAVKAASETKDSMGRAMDSVTSKISTEVQGAKENISSLFQIKAAREADPQTTPYSTPRGEDDLSFKEGAPKTTTTLGSNEEDERTTASVNSNHGNGNGNIFEPSNPFEDPLDAVVERSKKAMQEDIRAMQLRANSHVQAVAQQKEEDAKGFVQQVMDRLSCRNEKAVRIEDELRPPAGSHNKNTNKVNSELSLTNGQAHGDQSQASRVCTIL
- the LOC120450572 gene encoding uncharacterized protein LOC120450572 isoform X1 is translated as MYYIYPTLSPYYISLKSTLERVKLTKHFKSRQLRQLMGSDAGLKYLKYGENSRKSGRLFVWGENHYGQLGIGGHGGASGKKGGGTHNSNGDIVTKPTCVKALKTLGLRICDVAFGNQWAVMLTHSNEIFFTGRNIFPEDTHVAQHFTSAQVDQQPCAIIRKPFRLEEFDDYLSKNEETDNFMTVQAGKEHFAVLTTTGRLIGCGSNAQLQLGELEADYDGHPVEIRLDAPVQQFACGPESTLVLTASGNLFLTGHLNEFVFPRFTELQKNLPPTEAITFMHISKTSEVYIVTNAGSIYRSFESLRNKSLVFQRFYDYDCEENGPIGKLLKGFSFYAVLSKANKFFTTFSESGHHLKTFREISKFKNLRLLDIAVGDQHVLVQGIPRSSMSSASVNGSAESHRYVSRSLALQQADANGNKEEVRTHSGRSLNKQQGLEETEDQSMATTVGGLAAGAGTAAAMEAVKHLINGEKQDLTRYQDMNANIESGELMLKENQEPMGNDEMDLNLNISEEKEANQIEERTRSGNKNDSGADQEKSDSPKTAGMEPTAPVESPVIPSDKEESSIKPNDSPVKTKSSPAKTNESSMKSNSSQHNSPVKPMEPMQKLPTPPIHTPTPPNSPTESLRSNRSAHDMQLVDPKTKMPGSQETFLRPRTPYPESSNSSTPQTIKKTPIRNFSYESAMNHDHLERTSPELVSSLETVEEVPTAKIHVNTPTPPSEDDEHLAVEITTTKDSTDSSKVINEIRFINDGVDVTSKVEEQMPDTPLESSVEDLESDGEQIMQHVVEQVDNILTNSEESASKAGEEALDVMDSTRNSIQTAVRNAANEARDAMEAVGERMATGARGAVDTVGGAVGAASKGAQRIASDAMHAVEQAGSNAVKAASETKDSMGRAMDSVTSKISTEVQGAKENISSLFQIKAAREADPQTTPYSTPRGEDDLSFKEGAPKTTTTLGSNEEDERTTASVNSNHGNGNGNIFEPSNPFEDPLDAVVERSKKAMQEDIRAMQLRANSHVQAVAQQKEEDAKGFVQQVMDRLSCRNEKAVRIEDELRPPAGSHNKNTNKVNSELSLTNGQAHGDQSQASRVCTIL
- the LOC120450574 gene encoding HIV Tat-specific factor 1 — protein: MSDEGNGKSEQLEKPDEAQENRENVEGQEVTAPVPNRISVSEVDDKSAEKKTQLDNNADKTGETPSQDFAAYEEHMTYGADGGAIYTDPSTKQKYKWCSTQNNWQPLSVDEAGGAEDPYENEHYKWCPKTQQWLPKKQETETEHYKWDDEQKKWVPKQPNPGQEGVYGVDEHGERTYTDKDGVEFFWDATKSAWFPKIDDDFMARYQMNYGFIDNTSAGEKEKAEKEAAEAKRKEEELKRMTAEAEAAMSNESPATSNAVPTGKRKVQEPPKWFEMDPSQNTKVYVSNLPLDITMDEFADLMGKCGMVMRDPQTQKFKLKLYAEKDGQIKGDGLCDYIKVESVNLALKILDEYNLRGHKIRVQRAQFQMRGEYNPALKPKRKKKDKEKLQKMKEKLFDWRPDKMRGERSKNEKTVIIKNLFTPELFEKEVELILEYQNNLREECSKCGMVRKVVIYDRHPEGVAQINMASPEEADVVIQMMQGRYFGQRQLTAESWDGKTKYKIDESAVEAHERLSKWDEFLAEEESDKKASEEKKEEDLDSPENQLLPGDATP